The Amycolatopsis mongoliensis genome includes a window with the following:
- a CDS encoding glycosyltransferase 87 family protein has translation MAEAVDPEAPVERKLPAPLWWSVLSGLLLLVAVVGYTVWTGLWTATGVYLEDFVSYVATGRAVRAGQPLFEPGVSHLPMIGGTFKYTPFAAGVFVALSVVPQLLLPMVALLGNLFALLAVVWIALGKQGYAPDHGRVAATAALTALALPLQPVLMNFTVGQVNLILVLLVLADLTGRDRWWSGVGVGVAAGIKLTPGFFIVYLLLARRFRAAAVAAGTFVLTVLAGFVALPHDSSVFWSANVADPSRITGTAAGAMSPENQSVRGMVSRLLGVADPSGPAWIPVAVVVALVALWIAVRAHRQGRELLAVSVVGVAMVLVTPWTWTHYWVWLVPFFVMAACGALRSRTWLPAAALVVAYLLVFGWRVSDRADVPIVGLVVLPESHPPLLQAVAHTLYLALAAVLLALAALRPGWLSPRPLKIT, from the coding sequence ATGGCGGAGGCCGTCGATCCCGAGGCGCCGGTCGAGCGCAAGCTGCCGGCGCCGTTGTGGTGGTCGGTGCTTTCCGGCCTCCTGCTGCTGGTTGCGGTCGTGGGATACACGGTGTGGACCGGGCTCTGGACCGCGACCGGCGTCTACCTCGAGGATTTCGTGTCCTATGTGGCCACCGGCCGTGCCGTGCGGGCGGGGCAGCCGCTGTTCGAACCCGGTGTCTCGCACCTGCCGATGATCGGTGGCACCTTCAAGTACACACCGTTCGCGGCGGGGGTGTTCGTCGCGCTGTCCGTGGTGCCGCAGCTGCTGTTGCCGATGGTGGCGCTGCTGGGGAACCTGTTCGCGTTGCTGGCGGTGGTCTGGATCGCGCTAGGGAAGCAGGGGTACGCGCCCGACCACGGCCGGGTCGCGGCGACGGCGGCCTTGACGGCGCTGGCGCTGCCGCTGCAGCCGGTGCTGATGAACTTCACGGTCGGCCAGGTGAACCTGATCCTGGTCCTGCTCGTGCTGGCGGACCTGACCGGCCGGGACCGCTGGTGGAGCGGGGTCGGCGTCGGGGTGGCCGCGGGGATCAAGCTGACGCCGGGGTTCTTCATCGTCTACCTGCTCCTCGCCCGCCGGTTCCGGGCCGCGGCGGTCGCGGCCGGGACGTTCGTGCTGACCGTGCTGGCGGGTTTCGTGGCGCTGCCGCACGATTCGAGCGTGTTCTGGTCGGCGAACGTGGCGGACCCCTCCCGGATCACGGGTACCGCGGCCGGCGCGATGTCGCCGGAGAACCAGTCGGTCCGGGGCATGGTGTCCCGGTTGCTGGGTGTCGCGGACCCGTCCGGCCCGGCGTGGATCCCGGTGGCCGTGGTCGTCGCGCTGGTGGCACTGTGGATCGCGGTGCGCGCGCACCGGCAGGGTCGCGAGTTGCTGGCGGTGAGCGTGGTCGGTGTGGCGATGGTGCTGGTGACGCCGTGGACGTGGACGCACTACTGGGTGTGGCTGGTGCCGTTCTTCGTGATGGCGGCCTGCGGCGCGCTGCGTTCCCGCACCTGGCTCCCCGCCGCCGCGCTGGTGGTGGCGTACCTGCTGGTGTTCGGCTGGCGGGTGAGTGACCGCGCCGACGTCCCGATCGTCGGCCTGGTGGTTCTGCCGGAGAGTCACCCGCCGCTGCTGCAGGCCGTCGCCCACACGCTGTACCTCGCGCTGGCGGCGGTTCTGCTGGCGCTCGCCGCCCTCCGCCCCGGCTGGTTGAGCCCACGTCCGCTCAAGATCACCTGA
- a CDS encoding acyl-CoA desaturase gives MTQTLHRPPTEPRNAAEPMLAGEKTRTENFLVKLFAVVPLLALAVAVPFAWGWGLSWTDIALATGFYFLTGLGVTIGFHRHFTHGAFKAHRALRIALATTGSMAMQGPVIGWVADHRRHHAYADRDGDPHSPWRYGTTPTALAKGFWHAHLGWLFDRQKTNAQRFAPDLLTDRDITRINTWFPALTVLTLLAPALIGGLITLSWWGALTAFFWAGLVRVALLHHVTWSVNSLCHMIGERPYAARDKSTNFWPLAIASMGESWHNSHHADPTGARHGVRRGQLDMSARLIWAFEKLGWATDVRWPKPDRLDRKLNPGHTPTRRGLGKVERGLLPDTPG, from the coding sequence ATGACACAAACGCTGCACCGTCCACCCACTGAACCACGCAACGCCGCGGAACCGATGCTCGCGGGTGAGAAGACCCGCACCGAGAACTTCCTGGTCAAGCTGTTCGCGGTCGTCCCGCTGCTGGCCCTGGCCGTGGCCGTGCCCTTCGCCTGGGGATGGGGCCTGAGCTGGACCGACATCGCCCTGGCCACCGGCTTCTACTTCCTCACCGGCCTCGGCGTCACCATCGGCTTCCACCGCCACTTCACCCACGGCGCCTTCAAAGCCCACCGCGCCCTGCGCATCGCCCTCGCCACCACCGGCAGCATGGCCATGCAAGGCCCCGTCATCGGCTGGGTCGCCGACCACCGCCGCCACCACGCCTACGCCGACCGCGACGGCGACCCCCACTCCCCCTGGCGCTACGGCACCACCCCCACCGCCCTCGCCAAAGGCTTCTGGCACGCCCACCTCGGCTGGCTGTTCGACCGGCAGAAAACCAACGCCCAACGCTTCGCCCCCGACCTGCTCACCGACCGCGACATCACCCGCATCAACACCTGGTTCCCCGCCCTGACCGTCCTCACCCTCCTGGCCCCCGCCCTCATCGGCGGCCTGATCACCCTGTCCTGGTGGGGCGCCCTCACCGCGTTCTTCTGGGCCGGCCTCGTCCGCGTCGCGCTCCTGCACCACGTCACCTGGTCGGTCAACTCGCTGTGCCACATGATCGGCGAGCGCCCCTACGCCGCCCGCGACAAATCCACCAACTTCTGGCCCCTGGCCATCGCCTCCATGGGCGAGTCCTGGCACAACTCCCACCACGCCGACCCCACCGGCGCCCGCCACGGCGTCCGCCGCGGCCAGCTCGACATGTCCGCCCGCCTCATCTGGGCATTCGAAAAACTCGGCTGGGCCACCGACGTCCGCTGGCCCAAACCCGACCGCCTCGACCGCAAACTCAACCCCGGCCACACGCCGACGCGCCGCGGTCTCGGGAAGGTCGAGCGCGGCCTGCTCCCCGACACCCCGGGCTGA
- a CDS encoding aminotransferase class V-fold PLP-dependent enzyme translates to MTQTARPGTASALLDRISRGLIGEGEVLDGPYGPHRITYADYTASGRALDFVEDFVREHVLPRYANTHTESSGTGLHTGLLREQARAIIHASVGATEDDLVIFCGSGATAAVNKLIGILELRVPAGLDERYRLGDRIPAAERPVVFVGPYEHHSNELPWRESIADVVVIDEDENGHIDLAQLETELRRHADRPLRIGSFSAASNVTGILTDTDHVAALLHRHGALSFWDYAAAGPYVPIRMAGSASGRGDHKDALFLSPHKFVGGPQTPGVLVVRRDLVANRVPTVPGGGTVAFVGPHGHRYLDDPVAREEGGTPAIVESIRAGIVFALKDAVGTDLIQAREERLWQHAVHRWSAHPGIQVLGDHRSARLSIVSFRIRAGELFLHHNFVVAVLNDLFGIQARGGCSCAGPYGHRLLAIDPEHSSAYDDESARGCDGIKPGWARLNFNYFISDTVRDYLVDAVTLLAEHGHRLLPEYRFDPHTGLWRNARSGEFTPRVPDLRAFDVVPEEPTRRLGEDALAEHLQRAERILRSRPDLAADGPSGLSDDFEALRWFPLPPGCLGP, encoded by the coding sequence GTGACCCAGACCGCACGGCCCGGTACGGCGTCCGCGTTGCTGGACCGGATCAGCCGGGGCCTGATCGGCGAAGGCGAGGTCCTCGACGGCCCCTACGGACCGCACCGCATCACCTACGCCGACTACACCGCCTCCGGCCGCGCCCTGGACTTCGTCGAAGACTTCGTCCGCGAGCACGTCCTGCCCCGCTACGCCAACACCCACACCGAAAGCTCCGGCACCGGACTGCACACCGGCCTTCTGCGCGAGCAGGCGCGCGCCATCATCCACGCTTCGGTCGGCGCCACCGAGGACGACCTGGTGATCTTCTGCGGCTCGGGCGCGACGGCCGCGGTGAACAAGCTGATCGGCATCCTCGAGCTGCGCGTCCCCGCCGGTCTCGACGAGCGCTACCGGCTCGGCGACCGCATTCCCGCCGCCGAGCGGCCGGTCGTGTTCGTCGGACCCTACGAACACCACTCCAACGAACTGCCCTGGCGCGAATCCATCGCCGACGTCGTCGTCATCGACGAGGACGAGAACGGCCACATCGACCTCGCCCAGCTCGAAACGGAACTCCGCCGGCACGCCGACCGGCCGCTGCGGATCGGCAGCTTCTCCGCGGCCTCCAACGTCACCGGCATCCTCACCGACACCGACCACGTCGCGGCCCTGCTGCACCGGCACGGCGCCCTGTCCTTCTGGGACTACGCCGCCGCCGGCCCGTACGTGCCGATCCGGATGGCCGGAAGCGCGTCCGGCCGCGGCGACCACAAGGACGCGCTCTTCCTCTCCCCGCACAAGTTCGTCGGCGGCCCGCAGACCCCCGGCGTCCTGGTGGTGCGGCGCGACCTCGTCGCCAACCGGGTGCCCACCGTCCCCGGCGGCGGCACCGTGGCGTTCGTCGGCCCGCACGGGCACCGCTACCTCGACGACCCGGTCGCCCGCGAAGAAGGCGGCACTCCCGCGATCGTGGAGTCCATCCGCGCGGGCATCGTCTTCGCCCTCAAGGACGCCGTGGGCACGGACCTCATCCAGGCCCGGGAAGAGCGGCTGTGGCAGCACGCCGTGCACCGGTGGTCGGCGCACCCGGGCATCCAGGTGCTGGGCGACCACCGGTCGGCCCGGCTGTCCATCGTGTCGTTCCGGATCCGCGCGGGCGAGTTGTTCCTGCACCACAACTTCGTGGTCGCCGTCCTCAACGACCTGTTCGGCATCCAGGCCCGCGGCGGCTGTTCGTGCGCCGGACCCTACGGGCACCGGCTGCTCGCCATCGACCCCGAGCATTCGAGCGCCTACGACGACGAGAGTGCCCGCGGGTGCGACGGGATCAAGCCGGGCTGGGCCCGGCTCAACTTCAACTACTTCATCTCCGACACCGTCCGCGACTACCTGGTCGACGCCGTGACGCTGCTCGCCGAGCACGGCCACCGGCTGCTGCCCGAGTACCGCTTCGACCCGCACACCGGCCTCTGGCGCAACGCCCGCTCGGGCGAGTTCACCCCACGGGTGCCGGACCTGCGCGCGTTCGACGTCGTTCCGGAGGAGCCCACACGCCGGCTCGGCGAGGACGCCCTGGCCGAGCACCTGCAGCGGGCCGAACGGATCCTCCGGTCGCGGCCGGACCTCGCCGCCGACGGGCCCAGCGGCCTGTCCGACGACTTCGAGGCCTTGCGGTGGTTCCCGCTCCCGCCCGGCTGCCTGGGCCCTTAG
- the trxA gene encoding thioredoxin: MATVELTKTNFTEIVDGPGTVLVDFWASWCGPCRMFAPVFEQAAARYPDITFGKVDTEAQVELAQAFGISSIPTLMAVRDGVVVYSQPGALPAAALEELIGKVQQLDMAQVRAEARPRA; encoded by the coding sequence GTGGCCACTGTGGAACTGACCAAGACGAACTTCACCGAGATCGTGGACGGCCCGGGCACGGTCCTGGTCGACTTCTGGGCGTCGTGGTGCGGACCGTGCCGGATGTTCGCCCCCGTCTTCGAACAGGCGGCGGCGCGCTACCCCGACATCACGTTCGGGAAGGTCGACACCGAGGCGCAGGTCGAGCTGGCGCAGGCGTTCGGCATCTCGTCGATCCCGACGCTGATGGCGGTGCGCGACGGAGTCGTCGTCTATTCGCAGCCGGGCGCGCTGCCTGCGGCCGCGCTGGAGGAGCTGATCGGCAAGGTCCAGCAGCTCGACATGGCGCAGGTGCGTGCCGAAGCCCGGCCGCGTGCGTGA
- a CDS encoding MBL fold metallo-hydrolase, with product MIEIIAIDTPSLGDRSYLVEDGETAFVVDPQRDIDRVLDLAQVRGLRITDVFETHIHNDYVTGGLALARVTGAAYHVNAADPVSFERTPIDDGDVIEVGPHMRVRALATPGHTFTHLSYVLEAPGRVPAVFTGGSLLFGSTGRPDLLGPANTGELVKRQYASAHRLADVLPDDAEIYPTHGFGSFCSATQSEADRSTIGREKQVNPVLTRDEQAYVDELLAGLDAYPAYYAHMGPANSAGPDAPDLTEPKTADPAELRSRIEAGEWVVDLRSRIAFAAGHVAGTLNFGADGSFATYLGWLIPWGTPLSLLGDTPEQVADAQRELVRIGIDRVEAAATGTPEAWAGTAPLGSFPRADFGELAMVRHHRPVTVLDVRRDQEWAQNHLDDAVHIPIHELLDRLGEVPAGEVWVHCQAGYRASIAASILAAAGRRVVAVDDEFDRAARAGLPLVAG from the coding sequence ATGATCGAGATCATCGCCATCGACACGCCGAGCCTCGGTGACCGCAGCTACCTCGTCGAGGACGGCGAGACGGCGTTCGTGGTCGACCCGCAGCGCGACATCGACCGGGTTCTCGACCTGGCCCAGGTGCGCGGGTTGCGGATCACCGACGTGTTCGAGACCCACATCCACAACGACTACGTGACCGGCGGTCTCGCCCTCGCCCGTGTGACCGGCGCGGCCTACCACGTCAACGCCGCGGATCCGGTGTCCTTCGAACGCACCCCGATCGACGACGGGGACGTCATCGAGGTCGGACCGCACATGCGCGTGCGCGCATTGGCGACACCGGGGCACACCTTCACGCACCTCTCCTACGTCTTGGAGGCACCTGGGCGCGTCCCGGCGGTGTTCACCGGCGGGTCACTGCTGTTCGGCTCCACCGGCCGGCCCGACCTGCTCGGCCCCGCGAACACCGGGGAGCTGGTGAAGCGCCAGTACGCCTCGGCCCACCGGCTGGCCGACGTGCTGCCCGACGACGCGGAGATCTACCCCACGCACGGTTTCGGCAGTTTCTGCTCGGCCACCCAGTCCGAAGCGGACCGGTCGACGATCGGCCGGGAGAAGCAGGTCAACCCGGTGCTGACCCGGGATGAGCAGGCTTATGTCGATGAGCTGCTCGCCGGGCTGGACGCCTACCCGGCCTACTACGCGCACATGGGCCCGGCCAACAGCGCCGGTCCGGACGCCCCCGACCTGACCGAGCCGAAGACCGCCGACCCGGCCGAGCTGCGGTCGCGCATCGAAGCCGGGGAGTGGGTGGTGGACCTGCGCTCGCGCATCGCGTTCGCCGCCGGGCACGTGGCGGGCACCCTGAACTTCGGCGCCGACGGCAGTTTCGCCACCTACCTGGGCTGGCTCATCCCCTGGGGCACGCCGCTGTCCCTGCTCGGGGACACCCCGGAGCAGGTCGCCGACGCGCAGCGCGAACTGGTCCGGATCGGCATCGACCGCGTCGAAGCCGCGGCCACCGGCACCCCCGAAGCCTGGGCCGGCACCGCGCCGCTCGGGTCGTTCCCCCGGGCGGACTTCGGCGAGCTGGCCATGGTCCGCCACCACCGGCCGGTGACCGTCCTCGACGTCCGGCGCGACCAGGAGTGGGCGCAGAACCACCTCGACGACGCCGTCCACATCCCGATCCACGAGCTGCTGGACCGGCTCGGCGAGGTGCCGGCCGGTGAGGTGTGGGTGCACTGCCAGGCCGGCTACCGCGCCTCGATCGCGGCCTCGATCCTCGCCGCGGCCGGACGCCGGGTCGTCGCGGTGGACGACGAGTTCGACCGGGCGGCGCGGGCCGGGCTCCCCCTGGTCGCGGGCTGA
- a CDS encoding DsrE/DsrF/DrsH-like family protein: protein MSDKIEKVSIVISKGSLEAIYPGLIMANGARAEGIEANLFFTFFGLDAIHKARHEHIKLATVGNPGLHLATWAGGFPGVASVMTQYMAHKMEKLDIPSIPEFIEMISDTGAGLYACKASVDLFGLEKDDLIEQVQGIITVGEFYDQAAGGQIIFT, encoded by the coding sequence ATGTCCGACAAGATCGAAAAGGTTTCGATCGTCATCTCCAAGGGTTCCCTGGAGGCGATCTACCCGGGGCTGATCATGGCCAACGGCGCCCGCGCCGAAGGCATCGAAGCGAACCTGTTCTTCACCTTCTTCGGCCTGGACGCGATCCACAAGGCGCGCCACGAGCACATCAAGCTCGCCACCGTCGGCAACCCGGGGCTGCACCTGGCGACCTGGGCGGGCGGTTTCCCCGGGGTGGCCTCGGTGATGACCCAGTACATGGCGCACAAGATGGAGAAGCTGGACATCCCGTCGATCCCGGAGTTCATCGAGATGATCTCCGACACCGGCGCCGGCCTCTACGCCTGTAAGGCTTCGGTCGACCTGTTCGGCCTCGAGAAGGACGACCTGATCGAGCAGGTGCAGGGCATCATCACCGTCGGGGAGTTCTACGACCAGGCAGCCGGCGGCCAGATCATCTTCACCTGA
- a CDS encoding TusE/DsrC/DsvC family sulfur relay protein, with amino-acid sequence MPTATYAGTPVPVNDEGFFTDPDSWTEAMAPEIAREAGIDALTDQHWQVIKHMRHEYAEKGTGPTVRALGRTSGVTIKQLYQLFPKGPAKIAAKIAGIPKPRGCI; translated from the coding sequence ATGCCCACCGCGACCTACGCCGGCACCCCGGTGCCGGTGAACGACGAAGGCTTCTTCACCGACCCGGACAGCTGGACCGAAGCGATGGCTCCCGAGATCGCCCGTGAAGCCGGCATCGACGCGCTGACCGACCAGCACTGGCAGGTCATCAAGCACATGCGCCACGAGTACGCGGAAAAGGGCACCGGGCCGACCGTCCGCGCGCTGGGCCGGACGTCCGGGGTCACCATCAAGCAGCTTTACCAGCTGTTCCCGAAGGGCCCGGCCAAGATCGCGGCGAAGATCGCCGGTATCCCCAAGCCTCGCGGCTGCATCTGA
- a CDS encoding metal-sensitive transcriptional regulator translates to MELNEDVVADVRKRLRRAQGQVGGLIQMIDEGRECRDVIIQLAAVSRALDRAGFRLIASGLEQCVSDDSEQGAADREQLEKLFLTLA, encoded by the coding sequence GTGGAGCTGAACGAAGACGTGGTCGCGGACGTGCGCAAGCGGCTGCGGCGAGCACAGGGGCAGGTCGGCGGCCTGATCCAGATGATCGACGAGGGCCGTGAGTGCCGGGACGTCATCATCCAGCTCGCCGCCGTGTCCCGGGCGCTGGACCGGGCCGGGTTCCGGCTGATCGCCAGCGGGCTGGAGCAGTGCGTGTCCGACGATTCGGAGCAGGGCGCCGCCGACCGCGAGCAACTGGAGAAGCTCTTCCTGACCTTGGCCTAA
- a CDS encoding DUF302 domain-containing protein, translating into MKYDLSITLDLPYEKAVAEVRAALKEQGFGVLTEIDVRATMREKLDADMEPYVILGACNPPLAHRALEIDRMIGLLLPCNVVVRADGDERSLVQALDPRVMIEVPEREELRPVAEEAGKRIRAALEALAPS; encoded by the coding sequence GTGAAGTACGACCTGAGCATCACCCTGGACCTGCCCTACGAGAAAGCCGTCGCCGAAGTGCGGGCCGCGCTGAAGGAGCAGGGATTCGGCGTGCTCACCGAGATCGACGTCCGGGCGACGATGCGCGAGAAGCTCGACGCGGACATGGAACCGTACGTGATCCTCGGCGCGTGCAACCCGCCGCTCGCGCACCGCGCCCTGGAGATCGACCGCATGATCGGCCTGCTGCTGCCCTGCAACGTCGTCGTCCGCGCCGACGGTGACGAGCGCAGCCTGGTCCAGGCGCTCGACCCGCGCGTGATGATCGAAGTGCCGGAACGGGAGGAGCTCCGCCCGGTCGCCGAAGAGGCCGGCAAGCGCATCCGGGCGGCGCTGGAAGCCCTGGCGCCTTCCTGA
- the sqr gene encoding type III sulfide quinone reductase, selenoprotein subtype, whose amino-acid sequence MTKRIVILGGGTGGTLSANRLRRDLGDGADITVVDRDDDHVYQPGLLFVPFGLAAPEDLVRSRPRQLHEGIHYRRADVDRIDAESDQVHLQDGTALPYDVLVIATGARLLPEETEGLTGPGWRDTVHTFYDYEGAVALESALAGFTAGRLVVNVVDLPIKCPVAPLEFCFLADWYFTERGVRDQVQLTYATPLDGAFTKPVASRTLAGLLAEKNIELVTEFNTGEVDGAGKRLVSYDDREVPFDLAVVVPLHGGASYVERTPGLGDEFGFVPADPHTLQSKARPNIFVIGDAAALPTSKAGSVTHFEGEVLARNVARYLAGHELDTSFDGHTNCFIESGFHKAMLIDFNYDTEPLTGHYPAAVGLPLLKESRLNHLGKLMFSWLYWHSLLPGRDIPGVSTTMPRAGKHFPAPADH is encoded by the coding sequence GTGACCAAACGCATCGTGATACTCGGCGGCGGCACCGGCGGCACGCTGTCGGCGAACCGGCTGCGCCGTGACCTGGGCGACGGCGCGGACATCACCGTCGTCGACCGCGACGACGACCACGTCTACCAGCCCGGGCTGTTGTTCGTGCCCTTCGGCCTCGCCGCGCCGGAAGACCTGGTGCGCTCCCGGCCCCGGCAGCTGCACGAGGGCATCCACTACCGCCGCGCCGACGTCGACCGGATCGACGCCGAGAGCGACCAGGTCCACCTGCAGGACGGCACGGCGCTGCCCTACGACGTCCTGGTGATCGCCACCGGAGCGCGCCTGCTGCCCGAGGAGACCGAAGGGCTGACCGGCCCCGGCTGGCGCGACACGGTGCACACCTTCTACGACTACGAAGGGGCCGTCGCCCTGGAGTCCGCGCTGGCCGGGTTCACCGCCGGGCGGCTCGTGGTGAACGTGGTCGACCTGCCGATCAAGTGCCCGGTCGCCCCGCTGGAGTTCTGCTTCCTCGCCGACTGGTACTTCACCGAACGCGGGGTCCGCGACCAGGTGCAGCTGACCTACGCCACGCCGCTGGACGGCGCGTTCACCAAGCCCGTCGCCTCCCGGACCCTGGCCGGTCTGCTGGCGGAGAAGAACATCGAGCTGGTGACGGAGTTCAACACCGGGGAGGTCGACGGCGCCGGGAAGCGCCTGGTCTCCTACGACGACCGCGAAGTCCCGTTCGACCTCGCGGTCGTGGTGCCGCTGCACGGTGGTGCGTCCTATGTGGAGCGCACGCCGGGGCTGGGCGACGAGTTCGGGTTCGTCCCCGCGGACCCGCACACCCTGCAGTCGAAGGCCCGTCCGAACATCTTCGTCATCGGGGACGCCGCGGCGCTCCCGACGTCGAAGGCCGGTTCGGTCACGCACTTCGAAGGGGAGGTCCTCGCGCGCAACGTCGCCCGGTACCTCGCCGGGCACGAGCTGGACACCAGCTTCGACGGGCACACCAACTGCTTCATCGAAAGCGGTTTCCACAAGGCGATGCTCATCGACTTCAACTACGACACCGAGCCGCTGACCGGGCACTACCCGGCGGCGGTGGGGCTGCCGCTGCTGAAGGAGTCGCGGCTCAACCACCTGGGCAAGCTGATGTTCTCCTGGCTGTACTGGCACAGCCTCCTGCCCGGCCGTGACATCCCCGGCGTGTCCACGACGATGCCCCGCGCGGGCAAGCACTTTCCCGCTCCCGCCGACCACTGA
- a CDS encoding PIG-L deacetylase family protein, whose product MTGGTALPRLERVLAVVAHPDDESFGLGALLDTFARGGANVSVLCFTHGEASTLHGRPGELAVVRAAELTSAAEVLGVSSTTLLDHPDSGLASVAVADLVTDIADAAARAGPTQLITFDLGGVTGHPDHIRATEAALGAATALGIPVLGWAVPEGVATRLNTEFGTAFAGRRPDEIDWTVPVDRTRQQKAIAAHASQSADNPVLRRRLRLLGDTEYLRRLG is encoded by the coding sequence ATGACCGGCGGCACCGCACTTCCGCGACTCGAGCGGGTCCTGGCCGTGGTCGCCCACCCCGACGACGAATCCTTCGGCCTCGGAGCACTGCTGGACACCTTCGCCCGCGGCGGCGCGAACGTCTCGGTGCTGTGTTTCACCCACGGTGAAGCCTCGACGCTGCACGGCAGGCCGGGCGAACTCGCCGTCGTCCGCGCCGCCGAACTGACCTCGGCGGCGGAAGTCCTCGGAGTGAGCAGCACGACGCTGCTGGACCACCCGGACTCCGGCTTGGCCTCGGTGGCCGTCGCCGACCTCGTCACGGACATCGCCGACGCCGCCGCCCGGGCCGGCCCGACCCAGCTCATCACCTTCGACCTCGGTGGCGTGACCGGTCACCCCGACCACATCCGCGCCACCGAGGCCGCACTCGGCGCCGCGACGGCCCTCGGCATCCCGGTTCTCGGGTGGGCCGTGCCGGAGGGAGTGGCCACGCGGCTCAACACCGAGTTCGGCACCGCCTTCGCCGGCCGGCGACCCGACGAGATCGACTGGACCGTGCCCGTCGACCGAACCCGGCAACAGAAGGCGATCGCCGCGCACGCGAGCCAGTCCGCCGACAATCCGGTCCTGCGTCGCCGGCTGCGGTTGCTCGGGGATACCGAGTACTTGCGCAGACTGGGCTGA
- a CDS encoding sulfite exporter TauE/SafE family protein, producing MTILLAAAFGLVIGAALGLLGAGGSILAIPALVYGVGLPLSAAIPTSLLVVAVSAAGGLVARWRSKVIRWPVALVFAAASVPAAFGGTALGKLLPDRWLLIAFAVLMAVVAIRMLVAAPERDGACRTSTGGVNWRSCVPKALAVGAVVGVLTGLFGVGGGFVIVPALTMLLGLTAPEAVATSLVVIVLTSVGGLAAHATTMPDLPYGIAAVFAGVALLASLLAGKAGNRLPARTVRLTFASLILVVAAGVAAAAVFAPAALHGG from the coding sequence ATGACGATCCTGCTGGCGGCGGCGTTCGGCCTGGTCATCGGTGCTGCCCTGGGCCTGCTCGGCGCGGGTGGGTCCATCCTGGCCATCCCGGCGCTGGTCTACGGGGTCGGGCTGCCGCTGTCCGCCGCGATCCCGACGTCGCTGCTGGTCGTGGCCGTGTCCGCGGCCGGAGGACTGGTGGCGCGGTGGCGGTCGAAGGTGATCCGCTGGCCGGTCGCGCTGGTCTTCGCCGCGGCGAGTGTCCCGGCCGCGTTCGGCGGCACCGCGCTGGGCAAGCTGCTGCCCGACCGGTGGCTGCTGATCGCGTTCGCCGTGCTGATGGCGGTGGTCGCGATCCGCATGCTCGTCGCCGCCCCGGAACGGGACGGTGCCTGCCGGACCAGCACGGGCGGGGTGAACTGGCGCAGCTGCGTGCCCAAGGCCCTGGCCGTCGGCGCGGTCGTCGGGGTGCTGACCGGCTTGTTCGGGGTCGGTGGCGGTTTCGTCATCGTCCCGGCGCTGACCATGCTGCTGGGCCTCACCGCGCCGGAGGCGGTCGCGACGTCGCTGGTGGTCATCGTGCTGACGTCGGTGGGTGGGCTGGCCGCGCACGCCACCACGATGCCGGACCTTCCCTACGGCATCGCCGCGGTGTTCGCCGGCGTGGCCCTGCTGGCGTCGCTGCTGGCCGGGAAGGCCGGCAACCGGCTCCCGGCGCGGACCGTCCGGCTGACGTTCGCCTCCCTGATCCTCGTGGTCGCCGCCGGAGTCGCGGCTGCGGCCGTGTTCGCTCCCGCCGCCCTCCACGGCGGCTGA
- a CDS encoding cold-shock protein, whose protein sequence is MTQGTVKWFNAEKGFGFISPTEGPDVFVHYSEIEGGGFRSLEENQQVEFELTQGNKGPQASNVRVV, encoded by the coding sequence ATGACTCAAGGCACTGTGAAGTGGTTCAACGCGGAGAAGGGCTTCGGCTTCATCTCGCCGACCGAGGGCCCCGACGTGTTCGTGCACTACTCCGAGATCGAAGGCGGCGGCTTCCGCAGCCTCGAGGAGAACCAGCAGGTCGAGTTCGAACTCACCCAGGGCAACAAGGGCCCGCAGGCCAGCAACGTCCGCGTCGTCTGA
- a CDS encoding PPOX class F420-dependent oxidoreductase: MTFTSAELGYLASQRIGRLATVSPDGQVQNSPTNFFVDAGTGTIVIGGGALSRSKKFRNVQQGSTVAFVVDDLATTDPWRPRGIEIRGTAAALADQEPPLPGLSREIIRITPSRIVSWGVDGPRTSRSARPE, encoded by the coding sequence ATGACCTTCACCTCGGCCGAACTCGGCTACCTGGCCTCGCAGCGCATCGGGCGGCTGGCCACCGTCTCACCCGACGGACAGGTGCAGAACAGCCCGACCAACTTCTTCGTCGACGCCGGCACGGGAACGATCGTCATCGGCGGCGGCGCGCTCAGCAGGTCGAAGAAGTTCCGGAACGTCCAGCAGGGCAGCACGGTCGCGTTCGTCGTGGACGACTTGGCCACGACCGATCCGTGGCGGCCCCGGGGCATCGAGATCCGCGGCACGGCGGCCGCGCTCGCCGACCAGGAACCGCCCTTGCCCGGGTTGTCCCGGGAAATCATCAGGATCACCCCGTCCCGGATCGTCTCGTGGGGCGTGGACGGGCCGCGAACCAGCCGCTCAGCGCGTCCTGAGTGA